A part of Gouania willdenowi chromosome 2, fGouWil2.1, whole genome shotgun sequence genomic DNA contains:
- the LOC114477762 gene encoding uncharacterized protein LOC114477762 isoform X1 encodes MLTGLSCETMGAVWQPRRVLVEIPAPQPKSTARVRRSYLEILSARIAPSPLRTSNQPGNAKRSQSLDFPVGGVLRARLDDRPTALSTQQLVQLFRSLVLVELNKEPRAVTSDMKHLQDELQLKKTNVFRSIPYSRFCSNRDAHCYRKAYPHLVAFKVSCEEWGRVLLRKRQWDQVLEHSLMAWRLTSELPRWDTESHNVLREQCYGVLTSHILTALRHHRPTDHRGRELLIRLKNAELLSHCMAPCVQELQKILQSSSDQHDDAAH; translated from the exons ATGCTAACAGGGCTAAGCTGTGAAACCATGGGAGCAGTTTGGCAACCGCGACGTGTCCTGGTGGAAATACCTGCACCACAGCCTAAAAGCACAG CTCGAGTGAGAAGATCCTATTTGGAGATCCTGAGTGCTCGCATCGCTCCATCACCTTTAAGAACCAGtaaccaacctggcaacgccAAGCGCAGCCAATCAC TAGACTTTCCCGTGGGCGGCGTGTTGAGGGCCCGTCTGGACGACCGACCCACTGCGCTCTCCACCCAGCAGCTGGTGCAGCTCTTCAGATCCCTGGTCCTCGTTGAACTG AACAAAGAACCCAGAGCTGTGACATCAGACATGAAACATCTGCAGGACGAGCTCCAGCTGAAGAAAACCAACGTGTTCAGATCCATCCCGTACTCACGCTTCTGCTCCAACAGAGACGCTCACTGCTACAGGAAGGCCTACCCCCACCTAGTGGCCTTTAAG GTGTCGTGTGAGGAGTGGGGTCGGGTTCTCCTCAGGAAGCGACAGTGGGATCAGGTTCTGGAACATTCTCTGATGGCGTGGAGATTGACCAGTGAGTTGCCGCGCTGGGACACGGAGAGTCACAACGTCCTCAGAGAGCAGTGCTACGGCGTCCTGACGTCACACATCCTCACCGCGCTGCGGCATCACCGACCCACGGACCATAGGGGGAGAGAACTGCTCATCAG GTTGAAAAATGCtgaactgctgagtcactgcatGGCTCCGTGTGTTCAGGAGCTGCAGAAAATCCTCCAAAGTTCTTCAGACCAACATGACGACGCTGCTCATTGA
- the LOC114477762 gene encoding uncharacterized protein LOC114477762 isoform X2, with protein sequence MLTGLSCETMGAVWQPRRVLVEIPAPQPKSTARVRRSYLEILSARIAPSPLRTSNQPGNAKRSQSHFPVGGVLRARLDDRPTALSTQQLVQLFRSLVLVELNKEPRAVTSDMKHLQDELQLKKTNVFRSIPYSRFCSNRDAHCYRKAYPHLVAFKVSCEEWGRVLLRKRQWDQVLEHSLMAWRLTSELPRWDTESHNVLREQCYGVLTSHILTALRHHRPTDHRGRELLIRLKNAELLSHCMAPCVQELQKILQSSSDQHDDAAH encoded by the exons ATGCTAACAGGGCTAAGCTGTGAAACCATGGGAGCAGTTTGGCAACCGCGACGTGTCCTGGTGGAAATACCTGCACCACAGCCTAAAAGCACAG CTCGAGTGAGAAGATCCTATTTGGAGATCCTGAGTGCTCGCATCGCTCCATCACCTTTAAGAACCAGtaaccaacctggcaacgccAAGCGCAGCCAATCAC ACTTTCCCGTGGGCGGCGTGTTGAGGGCCCGTCTGGACGACCGACCCACTGCGCTCTCCACCCAGCAGCTGGTGCAGCTCTTCAGATCCCTGGTCCTCGTTGAACTG AACAAAGAACCCAGAGCTGTGACATCAGACATGAAACATCTGCAGGACGAGCTCCAGCTGAAGAAAACCAACGTGTTCAGATCCATCCCGTACTCACGCTTCTGCTCCAACAGAGACGCTCACTGCTACAGGAAGGCCTACCCCCACCTAGTGGCCTTTAAG GTGTCGTGTGAGGAGTGGGGTCGGGTTCTCCTCAGGAAGCGACAGTGGGATCAGGTTCTGGAACATTCTCTGATGGCGTGGAGATTGACCAGTGAGTTGCCGCGCTGGGACACGGAGAGTCACAACGTCCTCAGAGAGCAGTGCTACGGCGTCCTGACGTCACACATCCTCACCGCGCTGCGGCATCACCGACCCACGGACCATAGGGGGAGAGAACTGCTCATCAG GTTGAAAAATGCtgaactgctgagtcactgcatGGCTCCGTGTGTTCAGGAGCTGCAGAAAATCCTCCAAAGTTCTTCAGACCAACATGACGACGCTGCTCATTGA